GGCGCGGGGAGCGACGACGCTGCGCTGCGCGCATCGGACCGCTCGTCGTCGACGGGGACCGCGCGGTCACGTCGCGCACGTCGCGTGGACTGCAGCTGGGAGGACGACCTGCGCGCGCCACGGCCATCACTTCCCCGGGCGAGCGGGCGCCTCCGGCGCGGCCACCTTCTTCGGCAGGCTGAGCCGGCGAACGGCGCTCGCGTTGGGGAACATCGACTCGTCGAACTCGACCCCGTTGTCGATCTTTGTCGAGTCGATGAAGAACGCGACCCGCGGATCGGCCACGGGCGGACCAGCGTCGGACTCGCGGCCGCCGCACTGGGCCTCTCCGGGCGGGAGCGGGAATTCGTAGAAGGTCTTCCAGCTGTTGCCCTTCGGGCTGTGGAACAGGGCGGCGCCGACGAGGTGGCTCGCGTCGGGCAGGCGCTCGAACTTCACCTCGACGAGGTCGTTCGGGAAGACCTCGACCTCGTCGACCTTGGCGAGGTCGTCCTCGAGCGTCTCCTTGTCCTTGAGGAGGATCTGGTCGTACGTCGCGTTCTCCATGCGCGCGCTGCTCTTCAGCTGGTAGAGCCGCACGACCACGGGCCGGGGGTTCCCGTTCTCGTTGGGGTTGATGTTGTCGGACGCGTAGATCGAGAGCGTCACGATCTGGACGTCGCACGGCTCGGGGGCCGCGGGCGGCGGCGCGGCGGACGTGCAGCCCGAGACCGCGGCGGGCAGCGCGGCGCCGAGGCCGACCGCGAAGGTCGCCGCCGCGATGGTTGCCGCGACCTTCGCCGGGGCCGCCCCGCGGAGGAGCGACGCCGGCCGACGTCGAGGCCCCGGCCGGCGCGCCGAGCCCTCCCCTGCGGGGGAGGGCGAACGCGGCTCCCCGATCCACATCGAACGCTGTAGGAGCTTGGCGAACGGGACCATGCTCCGCCCAATTTATGCGGAGTCTCGCGGCCAGTACAACTTTCGGTGTGCGAGCGGCGTCGATCGGTTCGTTTCAGTCCGATTCAGTCCGTTTCAGTCCGAGAACGAGATCGTGAAGTTCTTTTCGGCGTCGACCCCGATCTGGAGCCGCTTGGGGAGCGGCCCCTCCGCCATCTTCTCGAGGACGGCGACCGAGAGCAGCGGGAGGAGCGACGCCCGGAGGATATGGTCGATGTTGCGCGCCCCCGTGTCGACCTCGGTGCAGCGCGCCGCGATCGTCTCGACGAGCGCGTCCGAGTACGACGCCTCGATCCGCTGGCTCTTGCGCAGGCGGTCGACGAGCGCGTCGAGCTTGAGCCGCGTAATCTCGCCGAGCGCGTCGGGCGAGATCGGCAGGTACGGCACCGTCGTCATGCGCGCGAGCAGCGCCGGCTTGAAGTGCGCGGAGAGCGTCGGCTTGATCGACTCGACGATCTCCTTGATGAACTCGCCGTCCGCGTCGAGGCGGCGCGACGGGTCTTCTTCCCGCGCGGCGACCGTCATGTTCGTGATCTTGTCGGTCGCGAGGTTGCTCGTCAGGATGATGACCGTGTTCTTGAAGTCGACGAGCCGCCCCTCGCCGTCGCTCAGCATGCCCTTGTCGAACACCTGGTAGAACAGGTTCATCACGTCGGGGTCGGCCTTCTCGACCTCGTCGAGGAGCACCACCGTGTAGGGCCGCTGGCGCACGGCCTCGGTGAGCATGCCGCCCTCGCCGTAGCCGACGTAGCCCGGGGGCGAGCCGATGAGCCGGGAGACCGTGTGCTTCTCCTGGAACTCGGACATGTTGATGACCGTCATCATCCGCTCGCCGCCGAACATGAGGTCGGCGATCCCGAGCGCGGTCTCCGTCTTGCCGACGCCGCTGGGCCCCACGAGCAGGAACACGCCCTGCGGCGTGCTCAGCGGCTTCAGGCCCGCGCGCGCGCTCCGGAGCTCCTTCGAGATGCTCACGATGCCGTGCGTCTGCCCCTTGATCCGCCGGGTCAGCCGGTCCTCCATCTCGAGGAGCGCCTTCACGTCGTCCTGGACCATCTTGCCGACGGGGATGCCCGTCCACGCCGCGACCACGCTCGCGACCATGGCCTCGTCGACGTCCGGCCGGATCAGCGGCACCTCGCCCTGGCTCTGCTTGAGCTCGTCGAGGGCCTTCACGACGTCACGGCGCGCGGCGTCCCGCTCCTCGTTCGTCTTGGCCTCGTCCATCTTCTTGCGGGCGTCGATGACCCGCTGCGTGCCCGCCGTCTCCTTCGCGTAGTCGGCGCGCACCGACTCGAGCTCGGCCTTCGCCTTGGCGAGCTTGTCCTTGAGCTCCGCGACCCGCTCTTGATCGATGTGGACGCCCTTGTCCCGATCCCGCTCGAGCGCCTTGAGCTCGGTCTCGGCGTTCACGATGAGGATCTCGGCGTCCTCGACCGCGGCGGGGCGCTGCTGCAGCGCGACCTTCACCCGGGCCGCACAGGTGTCGAGCAGGTCGACCGCCTTGTCCGGCAGCTGCCTCCCGGTCAGGTAGCGCGCC
The DNA window shown above is from Sorangium aterium and carries:
- the tssJ gene encoding type VI secretion system lipoprotein TssJ, with protein sequence MWIGEPRSPSPAGEGSARRPGPRRRPASLLRGAAPAKVAATIAAATFAVGLGAALPAAVSGCTSAAPPPAAPEPCDVQIVTLSIYASDNINPNENGNPRPVVVRLYQLKSSARMENATYDQILLKDKETLEDDLAKVDEVEVFPNDLVEVKFERLPDASHLVGAALFHSPKGNSWKTFYEFPLPPGEAQCGGRESDAGPPVADPRVAFFIDSTKIDNGVEFDESMFPNASAVRRLSLPKKVAAPEAPARPGK
- the tssH gene encoding type VI secretion system ATPase TssH, producing the protein MPRMQLVDTKAIVKRLTKNCTSALEAAIGQCVNARHYEVTLEHLLLALLDDANSDIAFLVSHYDLDPSHLRAALQRSLEELRKGNAGRPVLSPTMLEWMQDAYLVGSMEYGYHRVRSGVLFQRLVQQPTRYSVSSIGAYLEGISKDDLKNNLSKIVSGSKEEAEAAAASAGAGAPGAGKLPAGMASAGPDSALAKFCVDYTGKARAGQIDPIFGREREIRQVIDILARRRKNNPIIVGDAGVGKTALVEGLALLIVESTPENPKVPPLLQGVDILGLDMGLLQAGAGVKGEFENRMKQVIAEVKGSSKPIILFIDEAHTLIGAGGQQGGGDAANLLKPALARGELRTIAATTWSEYKKYFEKDAALERRFQPVKVDEPSEPAAVVMLRGLRPKFEAAHNVIIQDEAVTAAVRLSARYLTGRQLPDKAVDLLDTCAARVKVALQQRPAAVEDAEILIVNAETELKALERDRDKGVHIDQERVAELKDKLAKAKAELESVRADYAKETAGTQRVIDARKKMDEAKTNEERDAARRDVVKALDELKQSQGEVPLIRPDVDEAMVASVVAAWTGIPVGKMVQDDVKALLEMEDRLTRRIKGQTHGIVSISKELRSARAGLKPLSTPQGVFLLVGPSGVGKTETALGIADLMFGGERMMTVINMSEFQEKHTVSRLIGSPPGYVGYGEGGMLTEAVRQRPYTVVLLDEVEKADPDVMNLFYQVFDKGMLSDGEGRLVDFKNTVIILTSNLATDKITNMTVAAREEDPSRRLDADGEFIKEIVESIKPTLSAHFKPALLARMTTVPYLPISPDALGEITRLKLDALVDRLRKSQRIEASYSDALVETIAARCTEVDTGARNIDHILRASLLPLLSVAVLEKMAEGPLPKRLQIGVDAEKNFTISFSD